The genome window GAGGCGTCCCTGAACGTCCGCTCCGCGCTGATGATGCCGCCCCGGTCTAGGGCCACGATGTCCGCGATGCCGGCCGCCTCGAGGAGCTTGGCGACCGCCACGCCGGCCGCGCCGGCGCCGCTCATGGCCACCTTGACATCGCCCATCTCCTTGTTCACCACCCGTAGGGCGTTGGTCAGGGCGGCCAGGACCACGATGGCCGTACCGTGCTGGTCGTCGTGGAAGACCGGGATGTCGAGCGACTTGCGGAGCCGGTCCTCGATCTCGAAGCAGCGCGGCGCGGCGATGTCCTCGAGGTTGATGCCCCCGAAGACCGGCGCCAGCATCTCGACCGCCCGCACGATCTCGTCGGTGTCCTGGGAGTCGAGGCAGATCGGCCAGGCGTTGACGTTGGCGAAGCGCTTGAACAGGGCGGCCTTTCCCTCCATGACCGGTAGGGCGGCCACCGGCCCGATGTTGCCGAGTCCGAGCACGGCGCTCCCGTCCGTGACGATGGCCACCGAGTTCCCCTTGACGGTGAGGTTGCGGGCATCCTCGGGCCGCTTGGCGAGCGCCCGGCTTACCCGGGCCACACCCGGGGTGTAGGCCATCGACAGTTGGTCGCGGTTGCGGAGCCGGATCCGGGTCTGGACCTCGAGCTTCCCACCCAGATGGAAGAGGAAGGTGCGGTCCGAGACCTTGTGGACCGATATCCCCTCGACCGCGGCCACCGCATCGGCGATCTCGTCAGCATGGTCGTCATCGCGGGTGTTGGCGGTCACGTCCAGCACCAGCCGGGTGGCCTCCGATTCGACGAAGTCGAGCGCGGTCACCACCCCGCCGGAGCTCCCGATGGCGGTGGTGATGCGGCCGATGGCGTGCTGATCATCGGCCGGGGCGTACAATCGGAGGGTTACCGAATATCCCGCGCTTGCCAGTGTCACTTCCGAGTCTTCTCTGCTGTCCTGGGTTTGGAGACCTTACCCGGTCGATCCCTTTGCCGGTGGCTCAGCTCTTGGTTGCCGATTCCGCGTTGGCATGGCATTCATGGGAGTGTGGCTCGGACCCAAGCCGGAAGCTCTTCGATGGGGCGCATGCTGTCCTTGCGCTTGGTCAGCTTGAACGTGACGCTCTGACCCTCCGCCATCCTTACGAGTCGTCCGGCTCTCCCCTCTGCCACATGGCCCTTCCGCCACGCGTTGAACCGTATGCTCGCCGGTGCGATACCCAGACACATGAGGTACTCGTAGTCCCGGTCGAGTCGGACATGGTTGAACTGGAAGTTCCCGCCCACGTCCTCCGAGGCCGTTTTGACCTCGAAGCGGGCGCCTTCAATGGTCATATCGGTGGGAGTGACGCGGGCACCGTTGCCGGTATTGATGCCGTTGCGGTTCAGGTATCGGTGGAGGGAGTCCTCACCGATCTGACCTCGGTTGGTATTAGCGACGGACCGAAAGCTCTCTAGGGGCGCACCGGTCCACTTCGATGGCGGGGAATGATCGCTGATGACCTCGATGAGCAGTTCGACCGCGCTCATTGGGGAGGCTTCCACACTCCTCGACGATCGTCTCGCTTCCAAAAGACCAGGAAGTAGGAGTGGTTCTTCCGCGCATGAACCTGCCGGACGGCGCGGCTGACACCCGGCCGGTTATTCCTCACGATGACGAACAAGTCCTCCGCAACGAATCCGAGGCGCTCATATGCCTGCATGATTTCCACGTGGGTGAACCGTTGGCGGTTCGAGCACACCTCGTCCTGGCACTTCACGATGAGCACGCCACGGTCGCGGAGCACGCGGTGCGCCTCCCTTCCGGCATCCACATACAACTCGAGAACTGCCTCGTGGTACTTGCTTCGAGTGCGGTTCCCGGTCTTGTTGTTGCGGTAGTAGTCCTCGAACGGTGAGGCGGATCCGTGCGCGGTACCCCCGGGTGTGTGCATGTATGGGGGATCGAGCACCACGCAGTCGATCTCACCGTCTGTGTATGGCAGATCGCGGCAGTCGATCCCGTCCCGGATGTCTGAAGCTCGTAGTT of bacterium contains these proteins:
- a CDS encoding DNA methyltransferase codes for the protein MSGRSVRNGEPTNDLVLSAFTVGNDRAFPSILGLYVKPGSIVADVTYGKGVFWRRIPPEQYELRASDIRDGIDCRDLPYTDGEIDCVVLDPPYMHTPGGTAHGSASPFEDYYRNNKTGNRTRSKYHEAVLELYVDAGREAHRVLRDRGVLIVKCQDEVCSNRQRFTHVEIMQAYERLGFVAEDLFVIVRNNRPGVSRAVRQVHARKNHSYFLVFWKRDDRRGVWKPPQ
- a CDS encoding NAD-dependent malic enzyme, which translates into the protein MTLASAGYSVTLRLYAPADDQHAIGRITTAIGSSGGVVTALDFVESEATRLVLDVTANTRDDDHADEIADAVAAVEGISVHKVSDRTFLFHLGGKLEVQTRIRLRNRDQLSMAYTPGVARVSRALAKRPEDARNLTVKGNSVAIVTDGSAVLGLGNIGPVAALPVMEGKAALFKRFANVNAWPICLDSQDTDEIVRAVEMLAPVFGGINLEDIAAPRCFEIEDRLRKSLDIPVFHDDQHGTAIVVLAALTNALRVVNKEMGDVKVAMSGAGAAGVAVAKLLEAAGIADIVALDRGGIISAERTFRDASKIWLRENTNHEGRTGGILEALEGMDVFVGVSGPDLFDAREIKRMAPDPIVFGLANPDPEFDPQVARDYAPVVATGRSDYPNQINNVLAFPGVFRGTLDARATKITEAMKVAAARAIASVVRPEQINASYIIPSVFNPGVVKRVAEAVESAAHL